A window of Zingiber officinale cultivar Zhangliang chromosome 5A, Zo_v1.1, whole genome shotgun sequence contains these coding sequences:
- the LOC121979423 gene encoding F-box/kelch-repeat protein At3g61590-like, translating to MPRDSVIEEEEEEEEGTLLSWDAILPDELLQKVLSLLPIANIIKLSIVCKRWYEVVHSYPPMSWEMMAPQKPLFFRSFFNDCAFSGIMYDPCLLRWCNFDFPRLEKGIWCTSSSCGLVCLMNPNDGSRLLVGNPIKRDWKQLPQVPAYSSPHFIALALSFDRRMHGYTVVVAQCTHTQQLPGKSKQWHLSVHMYQSMTNSWATPFAQDVGLWIGGYEAVIFNGVLYYFMSHQDLPTSHLMAFDLMKPPSSIQSLLQESIPAPYPFICAGLINLSNKFVMVGMNEFWPHEGVVILELEDKTWREVAQMPISMYKKLRYNYLIRCCGAGDFLFMHSSMWPALLTFDMRQKVWKWSSHPYLEQLDFYNGPESLFYCGFCFEPRLDVSS from the coding sequence ATGCCTAGAGATAGTGTcatcgaggaggaggaggaggaggaggagggaacaTTGCTGTCGTGGGACGCCATTCTACCTGACGAACTCCTGCAAAAGGTGCTCTCCTTGTTGCCCATCGCCAACATCATCAAATTGAGCATCGTGTGCAAACGGTGGTATGAGGTGGTTCACTCCTACCCTCCGATGTCGTGGGAGATGATGGCGCCACAGAAGCCATTGTTCTTCAGATCCTTCTTTAACGACTGTGCCTTCTCGGGCATCATGTATGACCCTTGTCTCCTCCGGTGGTGCAACTTCGACTTCCCCCGCTTAGAAAAGGGCATCTGGTGCACTTCATCCTCCTGCGGCCTGGTCTGTTTGATGAACCCTAATGACGGAAGCCGCTTATTGGTCGGCAATCCCATCAAGAGAGACTGGAAGCAGCTTCCTCAAGTCCCCGCCTACTCTTCCCCCCACTTCATCGCGCTTGCCTTGTCGTTCGACCGCCGCATGCACGGCTACACCGTGGTCGTCGCCCAGTGCACCCACACCCAGCAATTGCCAGGGAAGTCCAAGCAATGGCACTTATCGGTCCACATGTACCAATCGATGACGAATTCGTGGGCCACTCCCTTCGCCCAAGACGTCGGCCTCTGGATAGGTGGCTACGAGGCCGTCATATTCAACGGCGTGCTCTACTACTTCATGAGCCATCAGGATCTGCCCACCTCCCACTTAATGGCATTCGACCTCATGAAGCCGCCCTCTAGCATTCAGTCTCTTCTTCAAGAATCTATTCCTGCGCCATACCCTTTTATCTGTGCTGGGTTGATCAACCTATCGAATAAATTTGTCATGGTCGGCATGAACGAGTTCTGGCCCCACGAGGGAGTGGTGATTTTGGAACTCGAGGATAAGACATGGCGGGAAGTGGCTCAAATGCCCATCTCCATGTACAAGAAGTTACGCTACAACTATTTAATCCGTTGCTGCGGCGCCGGCGACTTCCTCTTCATGCACTCCTCAATGTGGCCAGCGCTACTGACCTTCGACATGAGGCAGAAGGTGTGGAAATGGTCGAGCCACCCCTACCTTGAGCAGTTGGACTTCTACAATGGACCGGAGTCCCTATTCTACTGCGGCTTCTGCTTCGAACCGAGACTCGATgtctcctcttga